The segment AACCACCAAGTCTTTGTGGAGGCGCTTGGCAAAGGTCTCGAGAACGGATGGCCAGCGCTTCTGAGTATCGAAAACGGTGTGGAGGCCCTGGGCTTGTTTAGAGAGAGCCTTAAGCTCATCGGCAGTTGGCTGCAAGGCAGCCAGTTCAGCCTGTTTCTTAGTGATCTCGGTCTGGACAACAGCGGATTGTGCCTTGGTGGAATGGATTTGCCAAAAGAAACCACCCGCTACGAGGAGGCTGAGAATGCCTCCCACAAGCATAACCAGGCTGGCTGGCTGGACTGGATCTAGTTTTCCAGGCGAAATAATTGTCGTCGGATCAGTATACGTAGCCACGCGCCCTCCCTTTACTGACGGTCTTTGCTTGATTCAGTATACAAGCCGGCTTCTTGCCGAGGCAAGTGCTGGACTGGTTTGCCAGATCTGTGGTATGGTGTCTAGGCAATTGGTTGAGGGTTCTTCAATAGTTTGCGTACAACTGCCCTTGTACCGCTACGCGGTCAAGGACTCGCTCGGGATAAGTCCAAATAAGCACCTTACCTACTCAACGTCCTTTGTATCTCTACGAGATACAAAGACCTTCACTCGGATTCCCCTGCTGCAAGCGAGCTTGCGCAGTGCAATCCTCACTCAGGCCCTTGTAGCTCAGTTGGTAGAGCGCGTCCATGGTAAGGACGAGGTCACCGGTTCAATCCCGGTCAAGGGCTCCAAAAAAAATTGAATCCGTCGTTGGGCCCCCTTAGCTCAGGGGTAGAGCAATTGTTTTGTAAACAATGGGTCGTCGGTTCAAATCCGACAGGGGGCTCCAAATGTGGGCAGATACTCAAGCGGTCAACGAGGGGAGACTGTAAATCTCTTGGCGTATGCCTTCCTAGGTTCGAATCCTAGTCTGCCCACCAAAAAAGTATTCAAATTTATCCATTCCTAACAGGAACACCTCATGGCCAAAAAGGGAAACCGCTCTTGGGTCTACGTGGTGCCGGAAGATAAGGCTGTTCCCCAGATCCGCATCCAAACAGAGCGGAACAAGGTGAACCTTAAGGAAAAGCTCCGACTTCGTCTTTTCCATCCGAGCATTCGTAAGCATGTCTGGTTCAAAGAGACGAGCGTTACAAAGTAGTTTGATACAGCTGGTAAAAACATTGTCTGCACTACGTGCTCAATAATGTGATTGCCAGCTGTTCTGGTTTATGTGAAAGTATAATGCCGCCAGTGTCTCCAGACAACCCATTGATTTAGAGTCTACATATAATATCCTCCCTATATGTCTACTCCCGAATGGCGCGCAAATAATCAAGATAAGCTCCGCGAGTACCGTCGTCTCTGGTACTACAGAAATGTTGAGCACGCAAAAGCTAAAGTTTTAGCGAGGAGAATGGAGCTCGTACGGTTTATAGAAGAAATAAAAGCGAATCTTTCCTGCGAGGTTTGCGGAGAGAACCATCCACGGTGTCTCGACTTTCACCACAGGGATCCTGCGCAAAAGAAGGCTCTAATTGGAGGGATTGCCCGAAAAAAATCATGGAAAAAGGAGCGTATAATAGAAGAAATCAATAAATGCTCCGTACTGTGCTCCAACTGTCACAGAAAGTATCATGCATCCATAGGCCCTTAGTTTAGTGGTAAAACGTCGGTCTCCAAAACCGCAGTTGAGCGTTCGATTCGCTCAGGGCCTGCCAAGAAAGAGTCAAACACCTCGCCGTGTTTGACTCTTTTTTGTACTGAAGTGGGAATCAGGCCTTGAGAAATTAGTAATGAAATAGGCTCTGGATAGTGACTTCAAGCTATCCTTTTGCTAAAGTCCGGCTAGCACCTCGACAACTTGATGCATCCAGATGCACGTGATAGGAGACCCCGTGGAAAGAATTGTTAGTATCCCAGATGAGCTAAGGCAAAACCCCCTTCTCTTTCAGCGAAACTTTGATGGCTTTGGCTATGTGCCAGGAGCCGAATTCAAATCACTGGAGACACAGGCTAATGAGTTCTCGGCTATGATGCCCGAGCTAGTCTACGACCCCTTAGCGCTAGCTCCCTACAAGAAGCCAGCCTTCGTCATGCCAGGCGCTGAAGCTTTCTGCCTCATGGCGAAGGTTTCAGCTTTGGGAAAACGCTACGGCATTCAAGATCCGTACACGGCTGGATATCCCCATATTACAGCCCATTACATTCACGAGTTTCGGGAAAGTATC is part of the Verrucomicrobiia bacterium genome and harbors:
- the rpmG gene encoding 50S ribosomal protein L33; the protein is MAKKGNRSWVYVVPEDKAVPQIRIQTERNKVNLKEKLRLRLFHPSIRKHVWFKETSVTK